In the genome of Armatimonadota bacterium, one region contains:
- the miaB gene encoding tRNA (N6-isopentenyl adenosine(37)-C2)-methylthiotransferase MiaB, with the protein MSVSLLRPEALTGGRPKGTVRGTYFVQTWGCQMNEEDSEQIALYLQDLGLRPASSPQEAHVVLLNTCSVRKKPEDKAFSFLGELRLLKLVRPDMVIGVAGCMAQLRADEIRKRNPHVDFVVGTAQVSSIPGLVEETLQSRKFAARTELPERKGAVVTDVPQRNLERKGKLKAFVPIQYGCDKFCTFCIVPTTRGRERSRPTEHIVQEVRRLAELGTKEVTLLGQTVNSYGKNLAEGRVPFSDLLRLVSGVPGIERVRYTSPYPRDFKSDVITAIRDVPEVMEHCHMPLQAGHDDLLKRMKRQYTVDSYADIVAELRRAVPSVSLTTDVIVGFPGETDEEFEATLAAVERFRFDGAFMFKYSPRPGTPAAEMVQVDASVASARLDRLIAVQTRITCESNVSQVGKTFEVLVEGPTPKNPGLLQGYSRCFRMMHFEGGPGLAGSIVPVKATQGHLWGLSGTVV; encoded by the coding sequence ATGTCCGTGTCCCTTCTCCGCCCTGAAGCGCTGACCGGCGGACGTCCCAAAGGGACCGTCCGCGGGACCTATTTCGTCCAGACCTGGGGCTGCCAGATGAACGAAGAGGACAGCGAGCAGATCGCCCTCTACCTTCAAGACCTCGGTTTACGGCCCGCTTCGAGCCCTCAGGAAGCCCATGTCGTCCTGTTGAACACCTGTAGCGTCAGGAAGAAGCCCGAAGACAAGGCGTTCTCCTTTTTGGGCGAGTTGCGCCTTCTCAAGCTGGTCAGGCCGGACATGGTCATCGGTGTCGCAGGTTGCATGGCCCAGCTTCGTGCCGACGAGATCCGTAAGCGCAATCCGCACGTCGACTTTGTGGTCGGTACGGCCCAAGTCTCCTCGATTCCGGGTCTTGTCGAAGAGACCCTTCAGAGTCGGAAGTTCGCAGCCCGCACCGAACTGCCCGAGCGGAAAGGGGCCGTGGTCACCGACGTCCCTCAGCGCAACTTGGAACGAAAAGGCAAGCTCAAAGCGTTCGTCCCGATCCAGTACGGTTGCGACAAGTTCTGCACGTTTTGTATCGTCCCGACGACGAGAGGGCGCGAGCGGTCCCGTCCGACCGAGCACATCGTCCAAGAAGTCCGGCGGCTCGCGGAACTGGGGACGAAAGAGGTCACGTTGCTCGGCCAAACGGTCAACTCCTATGGCAAGAACCTCGCGGAGGGCCGCGTTCCGTTTTCCGACCTGCTCCGGCTCGTTTCCGGCGTTCCCGGTATCGAGCGGGTCCGGTACACCTCTCCCTATCCTCGTGACTTCAAATCGGACGTCATCACGGCGATCCGCGACGTGCCGGAGGTCATGGAGCATTGCCACATGCCGCTCCAGGCAGGGCACGACGACCTTCTCAAGCGGATGAAGCGGCAATACACCGTCGACTCCTATGCCGACATCGTCGCCGAACTTCGGAGGGCCGTCCCGTCCGTCAGCCTGACGACCGACGTGATCGTCGGCTTCCCGGGCGAGACGGACGAGGAGTTCGAAGCCACATTGGCCGCCGTCGAGCGGTTCCGGTTCGACGGGGCGTTCATGTTCAAGTATTCGCCGCGTCCCGGCACTCCGGCCGCGGAAATGGTCCAAGTGGACGCTTCCGTGGCCTCTGCCCGGTTAGACCGCCTGATCGCCGTGCAGACCCGGATCACCTGCGAATCGAACGTTTCGCAGGTCGGTAAGACCTTCGAGGTCCTTGTCGAAGGGCCGACGCCGAAAAACCCTGGACTGCTTCAGGGCTATTCGCGGTGCTTTCGGATGATGCACTTCGAGGGCGGCCCTGGACTGGCCGGATCGATCGTCCCGGTCAAAGCCACCCAGGGCCACCTTTGGGGTTTGAGCGGAACCGTCGTTTGA
- a CDS encoding vitamin K epoxide reductase family protein: MSATAETMPTDVSEPARKVNLLTGILGIVGIFIAGVLSIAELFSKEVPCGGTRGCADVAQSAQSHWGPVPVAFIGLGGYLVLTLLSVGRAATGGKTWRSLTKLSLAGTGIGFLVSCYFMYASFVEVEATCVWCVASAVTMTVSLIVTYWLHTLPDAKPRWGTLESMLYGAGLVAAIGGVWGVNSSMSAAGVRDLDSSVGLTQMLPVPAKVKGNEAAPVTIIEFADFNCAACRQQYKLVAGVLKESGDNLRFAYRNLPLVDLKGHATSMHIATLSELAAEKDKFWEFYEYVFRVENEERIKTVEGVKQVAEEVGLTTADIENALKEGSPEAQRVVEDFNLALSYNIRETPTFAVFAKGVPAKVVPGSKLEALLGAEPYNSLLLGR, from the coding sequence GTGAGCGCCACCGCGGAGACGATGCCGACCGACGTTTCGGAGCCGGCCCGTAAGGTCAATTTGTTGACCGGCATCTTGGGGATCGTAGGGATCTTCATCGCCGGAGTGCTCAGTATCGCAGAGCTGTTCTCGAAGGAGGTCCCGTGTGGCGGTACCCGGGGGTGCGCCGACGTCGCCCAAAGCGCGCAGTCTCATTGGGGGCCCGTCCCCGTCGCGTTCATCGGGCTCGGCGGATACCTCGTTTTGACCCTCTTGTCCGTCGGACGCGCGGCGACCGGGGGCAAGACCTGGCGCTCTTTGACCAAACTCAGCCTCGCCGGAACCGGGATCGGTTTTCTCGTCAGTTGCTATTTCATGTACGCGTCGTTCGTCGAAGTCGAGGCGACCTGTGTTTGGTGCGTCGCGTCCGCTGTGACCATGACCGTGTCCCTGATCGTGACGTACTGGCTGCACACGCTTCCAGACGCCAAGCCGCGTTGGGGCACCCTGGAATCCATGCTTTATGGGGCTGGACTGGTCGCAGCCATCGGAGGCGTCTGGGGCGTGAACTCCTCGATGTCCGCTGCGGGCGTCCGCGACTTGGACAGTTCGGTCGGCTTGACCCAAATGTTGCCCGTCCCGGCAAAAGTCAAAGGGAACGAAGCCGCGCCCGTCACGATCATCGAGTTCGCCGACTTCAACTGTGCCGCGTGCCGCCAGCAGTACAAGCTCGTAGCAGGAGTCCTGAAGGAGTCGGGCGACAACCTCCGGTTCGCCTATCGGAACCTGCCGCTCGTCGACCTTAAGGGACACGCGACGAGCATGCACATCGCCACCCTCTCCGAACTCGCCGCCGAAAAAGACAAGTTCTGGGAGTTCTACGAGTACGTCTTCCGGGTCGAGAACGAAGAGCGGATCAAGACCGTCGAAGGCGTCAAGCAGGTCGCCGAAGAGGTCGGGCTCACCACCGCCGACATCGAGAACGCGTTGAAGGAAGGCTCGCCGGAAGCCCAAAGGGTCGTCGAGGACTTCAACCTCGCTCTCAGCTACAACATCCGCGAGACCCCGACGTTCGCCGTCTTCGCCAAAGGTGTGCCTGCAAAGGTCGTACCGGGGTCGAAGCTCGAAGCGCTGCTGGGGGCCGAGCCGTACAACAGCCTCCTTCTCGGACGATGA